A single region of the Manihot esculenta cultivar AM560-2 chromosome 12, M.esculenta_v8, whole genome shotgun sequence genome encodes:
- the LOC122725253 gene encoding zinc finger MYM-type protein 1-like produces MEDDYRTRLSTVVSVARILLEEGLSFRGHDESAELLHRGNFLEHISWVCKREENVNKVMGKNAPGNNQLTSPTIQRDIIECCAMETRKIILNELGEKKFALLVDEARDCSVKEQMSLVLRFVNDKGMVLERFLGLVHVNEISARVLKNAIDTFFAKHDLSLAKLRGQGYDGAANMSGEFNGLKTLILKENKNAHYIHCFAHQLQLVVVTASHESESVGDFFETLSMIVNTIGASCKRKDSLREIHNEEVLNQVEMGEISTGRGQNQEISLA; encoded by the coding sequence ATGGAAGATGATTATCGCACTCGATTGTCAACGGTTGTAAGTGTTGCTCGAATACTTTTAGAGGAAGGTTTGTCTTTTAGAGGACATGATGAATCTGCAGAGTTACTCCACCGAGGTAATTTTCTAGAACATATTAGTTGGGTATGCAAGCGAGAAGAAAATGTAAATAAAGTGATGGGAAAAAATGCTCCAGGAAATAATCAATTAACTTCTCCTACGATTCAAAGGGATATTATTGAATGTTGTGCAATGGAAACGAGAAAGATCATATTGAATGAGCTAGGGGAGAAGAAGTTTGCTCTTTTGGTTGATGAAGCCCGAGATTGTTCAGTAAAGGAGCAAATGTCTTTGGTGTTGAGATTTGTTAATGACAAAGGAATGGTTTTGGAACGTTTTCTTGGATTGGTTCATGTGAATGAGATTTCTGCAAGAGTTCTAAAAAATGCTATTGATACTTTTTTTGCCAAGCATGATTTATCACTTGCAAAACTCAGAGGGCAAGGTTACGATGGAGCTGCAAACATGAGCGGTGAATTTAATGGGTTAAAAACACTCATtctaaaagaaaacaaaaatgcaCATTATATTCATTGTTTTGCCCATCAACTTCAGTTAGTTGTTGTGACTGCTTCACATGAATCAGAGAGTGTAGGTGATTTCTTTGAAACATTGTCAATGATAGTGAATACAATTGGAGCTTCGTGCAAAAGAAAGGATTCTCTTCGAGAAATACACAATGAGGAAGTGTTGAATCAAGTGGAGATGGGTGAGATTTCAACTGGAAGAGGTCAGAATCAAGAAATAAGTTTAGCTTGA
- the LOC122721312 gene encoding nuclear transcription factor Y subunit B-3-like → MADSDNESGGHNNAHSELSAREQDRFLPIANVSRIMKKALPANAKISKDAKETVQECVSEFISFITGEASDKCQREKRKTINGDDLLWAMTTLGFEEYVEPLKIYLQKYREMEGEKSSLGRQGEKDGAGGSGGGGAAASGGGSGGGVSSGGVGGAGGGFNGGGQGMYGGMMMMGHHQGHMYGSGGYHHQMGVGKGGSGNSR, encoded by the coding sequence atggcGGATTCGGACAATGAATCAGGAGGGCACAACAACGCCCACAGCGAGTTGTCGGCTCGCGAACAGGACAGGTTCTTGCCCATCGCTAACGTTAGCAGAATAATGAAGAAAGCTCTGCCGGCCAACGCGAAGATCTCAAAAGATGCCAAGGAGACGGTGCAGGAGTGTGTGTCTGAATTCATCAGCTTTATTACAGGAGAAGCTTCCGACAAGTGCCAGCGCGAAAAGCGGAAGACGATCAACGGCGACGATCTGCTTTGGGCGATGACCACGCTAGGGTTTGAGGAGTACGTGGAGCCCTTGAAGATTTACTTACAGAAGTATAGAGAGATGGAAGGAGAGAAGAGCTCCCTGGGTAGGCAAGGAGAAAAAGATGGTGCTGGTGGGTCCGGTGGAGGTGGTGCTGCTGCTAGTGGAGGTGGGTCGGGTGGAGGGGTGAGTTCAGGCGGTGTTGGTGGAGCAGGAGGAGGGTTTAACGGTGGTGGACAAGGGATGTATGGAGGGATGATGATGATGGGACACCATCAAGGACACATGTACGGCAGCGGTGGGTATCATCATCAGATGGGTGTCGGAAAAGGTGGCTCCGGCAACTCAAGGTAG
- the LOC122725254 gene encoding uncharacterized protein LOC122725254, with translation MWNSIERVLLAINKLGESLKIRQSAGGVFDKMDCFQFVFIGKFMMKILGITNTLSKILQARDQNIGYALNMINVVKNKLQELREDGWDNLLKEVTEFCEEHSIDVPNMENFVHGRSRKRLKGGEPMTYLHHFRIDIFIKVIDVIAMEMDKHFTEANTELLRCVMCLDPSNSFANFDHVRLLQLAKLYSDDFSSTDIIELDHQLQNYICDMRSNEIFSNISNLGDLAKKMVEINYHTYFPLVYRLIELALILPVGTASVERTFSAMNVVKTDLRNRLGDDLLSDCLVCYFEKEIFRSIDDEVIMQSFQNLASRRNQLRPLKIHRPNPC, from the exons ATGTGGAATTCAATTGAAAGAGTGTTGTTGGCAATAAACAAACTAGGTGAAAGTCTTAAAATCCGACAGTCTGCTGGGGGTGTATTTGATAAGATGGATTGTTTTCAATTTGTTTTCATTGGAAAGTTCATGATGAAGATTTTGGGAATTACAAATACCCTATCAAAGATTCTGCAAGCAAGAGATCAAAATATAGGATATGCACTCAATATGATTAATGTTGTGAAAAATAAGTTGCAAGAATTGAGGGAAGATGGTTGGGATAATTTATTGAAAGAAGTAACTGAATTTTGTGAAGAACATTCTATTGATGTGCCTAATATGGAGAATTTTGTTCATGGTCGATCTCGAAAAAGGCTTAAGGGTGGAGAACCAATGACATATCTTCATCATTTTCGGATCGATATCTTCATAAAG GTAATTGATGTTATTGCAATGGAAATGGATAAACACTTCACTGAGGCAAATACAGAGCTACTTAGATGTGTGATGTGTTTGGATCCTTCAAATTCTTTTGcaaattttgatcatgtccgCTTATTGCAACTAGCTAAGTTGTATTCAGATGATTTTAGTTCCACTGATATAATTGAGCTTGACCATCAACTTCAAAATTATATCTGTGATATGAGATCAAATGAGATATTCTCAAATATTTCCAATCTTGGAGATCTTGCAAAGAAGATGGTGGAGATAAATTACCACACTTATTTCCCTTTAGTTTACCGACTAATCGAGTTAGCGTTGATATTGCCGGTTGGAACAGCTAGTGTGGAAAGAACTTTTTCGGCGATGAATGTGGTGAAGACTGATTTACGCAACCGATTAGGAGATGACTTACTATCAGACTGTTTGGTGTGTTACTTTGAGAAAGAAATTTTTAGGAGTATCGATGATGAAGTGATTATGCAATCTTTTCAAAACTTGGCGTCTAGAAGAAACCAATTGCGACCACTAAAAATTCATCGACCAAATCCTTGTTAG